Proteins from a genomic interval of Musa acuminata AAA Group cultivar baxijiao chromosome BXJ1-9, Cavendish_Baxijiao_AAA, whole genome shotgun sequence:
- the LOC103997483 gene encoding putative protease Do-like 14 isoform X1, which translates to MFRRLLTPRPRRSAATGLLALTAFYGGAALASSSSSSDGHSHPTNVAVSISAPLRQFLSSTSELFLRDFTLPSLFSSPAGGFFTRYSSTSPLPDSNSYREPLGKNRDDAPCCPGCLGRNSIAEAAAAAGPAVVNISVVQGLYGPMFGKSIGSGTIIDPDGTILTCAHCVADFHSMRRVSKGKVGVTLQDGREFEGIVVNADFLSDIAVVKIQSKTPLPAAKLGSSSKLRPGDWVIALGCPLSLQNTITSGIVSCVDRKSSDLGLGGVRREYLQTDCAINEGNSGGPLVNLDGEVVGVNIMKVAAADGLSFAVPIDSVIKIVEQLRKNGRVVRPWLGLKMLDLNEMKIAQFKEKDASFPDVVKGVLVPVVTPGSPADRAGFRPGDVVVEFDGKPVGGIKEIIDIMEDQVGKPLKVLVKRANNKSVMLTAVPEEADIDR; encoded by the exons ATGTTCCGACGCCTCCTAACGCCGAGACCCCGCCGCAGCGCGGCCACCGGCCTCCTCGCTCTCACCGCCTTCTATGGCGGCGCGGCCcttgcctcctcctcttcctcctcggatGGTCACTCCCATCCCACCA ATGTAGCCGTTTCGATCTCCGCTCCATTGCGGCAGTTCCTGTCATCGACTTCGGAGCTGTTCTTGCGAGACTTCACTCTTCCATCTCTCTTCTCTAGCCCTGCCGGAG GCTTTTTTACACGGTATTCTTCCACGAGCCCTCTGCCGGATTCGAATTCGTATAGGGAACCGCTCGGGAAGAACCGGGATGATGCGCCGTGCTGCCCGGGATGTTTGGGAAGGAACTCTATCGCTGAGGCGGCTGCGGCAGCTGGTCCTGCTGTGGTGAACATTTCTGTCGTCCAAG GTCTGTATGGTCCAATGTTTGGGAAGAGTATCGGCTCCGGGACCATCATTGATCCTGATGGGACGATTTTGACCTGTGCACATTGTGTGGCAGACTTCCATAGCATGAGAAGGGTTTCCAAAGGAAAG GTTGGTGTGACTTTACAAGATGGCCGTGAATTTGAGGGCATTGTGGTTAATGCTGATTTCCTTTCAGACATTGCTGTAGTGAAGATACAATCTAAAACTCCACTTCCAGCAGCAAAACTTGGATCATCATCTAAGCTTCGTCCAGGTGACTGGGTTATTGCCTTGGGCTGCCCACTTTCTCTGCAAAATACCATCACATCTGGCATTGTAAG CTGTGTTGATCGGAAAAGCAGTGACCTTGGTCTTGGTGGAGTTAGAAGGGAGTATCTGCAAACAGATTGTGCGATTAATGAG GGAAATTCTGGGGGACCCCTTGTGAACCTTGATGGCGAGGTTGTAGGTGTTAACATCATGAAAGTTGCCGCAGCTGATGGATTGAGTTTTGCTGTGCCTATTGACTCGGTCATTAAAATAGTTGAGCAATTGAGAAAGAACGG AAGAGTAGTCCGACCATGGCTTGGACTGAAGATGCTCGATCTTAATGAAATGAAAATTGCACAATTTAAGGAGAAAGATGCTTCGTTTCCAGATGTAGTGAAAGGTGTACTAGTGCCTGTG GTAACTCCAGGATCCCCTGCTGACCGTGCAGGATTTCGACCAGGTGATGTAGTTGTGGAGTTTGATGGTAAACCAGTTGGAGGCATTAAAGAG ATCATCGACATCATGGAGGATCAGGTTGGGAAGCCTCTGAAAGTGCTAGTGAAACGAGCAAACAACAAGTCAGTCATGTTGACCGCAGTGCCCGAGGAAGCTGACATCGACAGGTGA
- the LOC135592679 gene encoding F-box/kelch-repeat protein At2g44130-like, with protein sequence MGGREKRERGTEREEFYKALLPGLPDDIALDCLARVPLRFHPGLRLVCCRWRDLVTAPSFHQRRERIGTAEDLIFLVQAVVPVEKCGDSEEEKEGGAVCQPPVYGLSAYNATLGSWHRVAMPAPVPLFAQVAAVGREVVLLGGWDPASMEPTTEVRVLDPATGGWRRGAAMVAARSFFACAALAGRVYVAGGNDGQKNALRSGESYDPAADAWAALPEMGEERDECQGVAAGGRFWAVSGYGTEGQGRFVGAAEWYDAAAGEWRREGGLWEAGAAACVGVAGGRMWSVGCGGGTGGVREYEGSGRGWKEVAPLPVGMRPGPSPCAAAAVAVGGAGEKVLVMAVEKDGDGGDDRGGHGAWVLEVGSRRWTRVETPIGFTGFVFSATAVRL encoded by the coding sequence ATGGgaggaagagagaagagagaaagagggacGGAGAGGGAGGAGTTTTACAAGGCTTTGTTACCGGGTTTGCCGGATGACATAGCTTTGGACTGCCTCGCCCGAGTCCCGCTCCGATTCCACCCGGGTCTCCGACTCGTCTGTTGCCGCTGGCGCGATCTGGTCACCGCCCCCTCCTTCCACCAACGCAGGGAAAGAATCGGGACCGCGGAGGACCTGATCTTCCTCGTTCAGGCCGTCGTCCCCGTCGAGAAGTGTGGCGAttctgaggaggagaaagaaggtGGCGCCGTTTGCCAGCCGCCGGTGTATGGGCTAAGCGCCTACAATGCGACGCTGGGGTCGTGGCACCGGGTGGCGATGCCTGCGCCGGTGCCGCTCTTCGCCCAGGTCGCGGCGGTGGGGAGGGAGGTCGTCTTGCTGGGGGGCTGGGACCCGGCGAGCATGGAGCCGACGACGGAGGTGCGGGTGCTGGACCCGGCGACGGGGGGATGGCGGCGAGGGGCAGCGATGGTTGCGGCGAGGAGCTTCTTCGCGTGCGCGGCGCTGGCGGGTCGGGTGTACGTGGCGGGGGGCAATGACGGGCAGAAGAACGCGCTGCGATCGGGGGAGTCGTACGATCCCGCGGCGGACGCGTGGGCGGCGCTGCCGGAGATGGGGGAGGAGCGGGACGAGTGCCAGGGGGTGGCGGCGGGGGGGCGGTTCTGGGCGGTGAGCGGGTACGGGACGGAGGGGCAGGGTCGGTTCGTGGGGGCGGCGGAGTGGTACGACGCGGCGGCGGGAGagtggaggagggagggaggTCTGTGGgaggcgggcgccgccgcctgcgTGGGGGTGGCGGGGGGGAGGATGTGGAGCGTCGGGTGCGGCGGGGGAACCGGTGGGGTGAGGGAGTACGAGGGGAGCGGGAGGGGATGGAAGGAGGTGGCGCCGCTACCCGTGGGAATGAGGCCGGGGCCAAGCCCGTGCGCGGCGGCGGCGGTAGCGGTTGGAGGCGCCGGCGAGAAGGTGCTCGtgatggcggtggagaaggacggAGATGGAGGGGATGATCGCGGGGGCCATGGCGCGTGGGTCCTGGAGGTGGGGTCACGGCGGTGGACGCGCGTGGAGACGCCGATCGGGTTCACTGGGTTCGTTTTCTCGGCCACTGCGGTCCGGCTCTAA
- the LOC103997481 gene encoding FRIGIDA-like protein 3, whose amino-acid sequence MEDIHSVATLIDSTTSKIQQLQHAFAELESLNAISLNLKWKELEEHFRGLETSLKKRFDELEVEETKYVTKVKEAQEMLESREAAVVAKELASLEQLQEKRDAALSALFDTYKTSPDPIAEGVGPRNGMTDVFSEENSDVTYAKSSLEDVYHAENVNPHNEHPTELVKLCEEMDAEGLHKFISDNRKNLSSIREEMPAALRRAANPFSLVLDSLKGFYAGEILGSDGKKDGNLLGLRRTCLMLMESLEQLLADAVPGSLSDKQILTSDIKEKAKVITKEWKPKLDHLGIEASSGNSLEAHAYLQLLATFDIVSEFDQDEICKLIPAVARRRQTVDLCCSLGLSNRMPGLIEYLLNSGRQIEAVNLACAFKLTEQFPPVPLLKAYLKDARKVAQVKAGSMSPGAQNEMNERELAALKIVIKCIEEHKLEEQYPVDPLQKRIVLLEKAKADKKRVAEVAKPQSKRPRATGCIYTARITSMPDKSFYRALPERSPYPYDMQYAYAAENHYPLRMGSAPYSISPTQTNYYGNSYQVHYQTAYLH is encoded by the exons ATGGAGGATATACACTCCGTTGCTACACTCATCGATTCTACAACTTCAAAGATACAACAGTTGCAACATGCATTTGCTGAACTTGAGAGTCTTAAtgccatatctttgaatttgaaaTGGAAAGAACTCGAGGAACATTTTCGTGGGCTTGAGACGTCTTTAAAGAAAAGGTTTGATGAATTGGAAGTTGAGGAGACCAAATATGTTACAAAGGTCAAGGAAGCCCAAGAGATGTTGGAGAGTCGGGAGGCTGCTGTTGTGGCTAAGGAGCTTGCATCACTTGAACAATTGCAGGAAAAAAGAGATGCTGCTCTATCTGCTTTGTTTGATACATATAAAACCTCTCCAGATCCCATTGCTGAGGGTGTGGGGCCCAGAAATGGCATGACTGATGTTTTTTCAGAAGAAAACTCTGATGTTACATATGCAAAATCATCATTAGAAGATGTGTATCATGCAGAAAATGTTAATCCACACAACGAACACCCCACAGAGCTGGTGAAGCTGTGTGAGGAAATGGATGCAGAAGGGTTACATAAGTTCATTTCAGATAATCGGAAAAACTTGAGCTCTATACGCGAAGAAATGCCAGCAGCTTTAAGAAGGGCAGCCAATCCTTTCAGCTTAGTTTTGGATTCATTGAAGGGCTTCTATGCTGGAGAGATTCTAGGATCAGATGGAAAAAAAGATGGGAACCTTTTGGGCCTGCGAAGGACTTGTCTCATGTTAATGGAATCGCTAGAACAGCTGTTGGCAGATGCTGTACCTGGTTCCCTTTCTGATAAGCAGATACTTACATCAGACATTAAAGAGAAAGCAAAGGTGATAACTAAAGAATGGAAGCCAAAATTAGATCATCTGGGTATTGAAGCCAGCAGTGGGAACTCATTGgaagcacatgcatatcttcagcTGTTGGCTACTTTTGACATTGTTTCAGAATTTGATCAAGATGAAATCTGCAAACTTATTCCAGCTGTTGCACGGCGCCGTCAAACTGTTGACTTGTGTTGCTCACTTGGTTTGTCAAATAGAATGCCAG GTTTGATTGAATATCTTCTGAACAGCGGGAGGCAAATTGAGGCTGTTAATCTTGCTTGTGCATTCAAACTTACCGAACAATTTCCACCAGTGCCATTGCTTAAAGCATATCTGAAGGACGCAAGAAAGGTTGCACAGGTCAAAGCTGGAAGCATGTCTCCTGGTGCACAG AATGAAATGAATGAACGCGAACTAGCTGCCCttaaaattgttataaagtgcaTCGAGGAGCACAAACTTGAGGAGCAATATccggttgatccgcttcagaagcGTATCGTTCTGCTTGAGAAAGCCAAGGCTGACAAGAAGAGGGTTGCTGAAGTTGCAAAGCCGCAATCCAAGCGGCCCCGTGCCACTGGCTGCATTTACACTGCTCGTATTACCAGCATGCCTGACAAAAGCTTTTACCGTGCACTCCCTGAGAGATCTCCATATCCATATGACATGCAGTATGCCTATGCTGCCGAAAATCATTACCCGCTGCGGATGGGTTCTGCTCCATACTCCATCTCACCTACTCAGACCAATTACTATGGAAACAGCTACCAGGTCCACTACCAGACTGCCTATTTACACTAA
- the LOC135582432 gene encoding uncharacterized protein LOC135582432 isoform X1, whose product MVVLSLRIGRSFTSYFFSSAVKSSLLRQFQLKWVYNAQPSRPRSVRAFVTARAERFPLRKKKKRLDEACLERFQEYSRTLIQSWILQGKVIVDGRVVSKAGTPVSNSSVVEIKAEVPKYVCRAGYKLEAAIEKLNVDVVGKVALDSGLSTGGFTDCLLQHGASHVYGVDVGYGQVADKIRRDKRVSVIERTNLRYLPGLPQEVDIVTLDLSFISVLLVMPAVINVMKAESTLVTLVKPQFEARRSQVGGGGIVRDPQVHQEVLEKIIKGVEGYGFCSKGWIESPIKGAEGNTEFLVHFQRIPADSM is encoded by the exons ATGGTGGTCTTATCTCTTCGGATCGGCCGCTCTTTTACGAGCTACTTCTTCTCATCCGCCGTGAAATCGAGCCTCCTACGCCAGTTCCAGC TGAAATGGGTCTATAATGCACAGCCGTCACGTCCACGTTCTGTCAGGGCTTTTGTGACTGCAAGAGCCGAAAGGTTTCCGCTGCGGAAGAA AAAGAAGCGATTGGATGAAGCATGCCTTGAAAGATTTCAGGAATATAGCCGAACCTTGATACAGTCATGGATCTTACAAG GTAAAGTTATTGTGGATGGAAGGGTAGTTAGCAAAGCTGGAACCCCTGTATCGAATAGTTCTGTTGTGGAGATAAAGGCTGAAGTTCCAAAATATGTATGTAG AGCAGGATACAAGTTAGAGGCTGCTATTGAAAAACTCAATGTTGATGTTGTTGGGAAAGTAGCACTTGATTCAGGGTTGTCCACTGGGGGTTTTACTGATTGCCTGCTTCAACATGGTGCATCACATGTTTATGGTGTCGATGTAGGCTATGGACAG GTTGCTGATAAAATTCGTAGAGATAAACGTGTTTCTGTAATTGAAAGGACAAATCTGAGATATCTTCCTGGACTACCACAAGAAGTTGACATTGTGACTCTAGACTTATCCTTTATCTCTGTACTTTTG GTCATGCCAGCTGTCATCAATGTTATGAAGGCAGAGTCTACGTTGGTGACATTAGTGAAGCCTCAGTTTGAGGCCCGTAGGTCTCAG GTTGGAGGAGGTGGAATTGTTAGAGATCCTCAGGTGCATCAGGAA GTTCTTGAAAAAATAATCAAAGGTGTCGAAGGTTATGGATTCTGTAGCAAAGGGTGGATAGAGTCACCAATAAAGGGTGCTGAGGGCAACACAGAGTTCCTAGTTCACTTTCAGCGAATTCCAGCAGATTCCATGTGA
- the LOC135582432 gene encoding uncharacterized protein LOC135582432 isoform X2 produces MVVLSLRIGRSFTSYFFSSAVKSSLLRQFQLKWVYNAQPSRPRSVRAFVTARAERFPLRKKKKRLDEACLERFQEYSRTLIQSWILQGKVIVDGRVVSKAGTPVSNSSVVEIKAEVPKYVCRAGYKLEAAIEKLNVDVVGKVALDSGLSTGGFTDCLLQHGASHVYGVDVGYGQVADKIRRDKRVSVIERTNLRYLPGLPQEVDIVTLDLSFISVLLVMPAVINVMKAESTLVTLVKPQFEARRSQVGGGGIVRDPQVHQEDDLWIPNS; encoded by the exons ATGGTGGTCTTATCTCTTCGGATCGGCCGCTCTTTTACGAGCTACTTCTTCTCATCCGCCGTGAAATCGAGCCTCCTACGCCAGTTCCAGC TGAAATGGGTCTATAATGCACAGCCGTCACGTCCACGTTCTGTCAGGGCTTTTGTGACTGCAAGAGCCGAAAGGTTTCCGCTGCGGAAGAA AAAGAAGCGATTGGATGAAGCATGCCTTGAAAGATTTCAGGAATATAGCCGAACCTTGATACAGTCATGGATCTTACAAG GTAAAGTTATTGTGGATGGAAGGGTAGTTAGCAAAGCTGGAACCCCTGTATCGAATAGTTCTGTTGTGGAGATAAAGGCTGAAGTTCCAAAATATGTATGTAG AGCAGGATACAAGTTAGAGGCTGCTATTGAAAAACTCAATGTTGATGTTGTTGGGAAAGTAGCACTTGATTCAGGGTTGTCCACTGGGGGTTTTACTGATTGCCTGCTTCAACATGGTGCATCACATGTTTATGGTGTCGATGTAGGCTATGGACAG GTTGCTGATAAAATTCGTAGAGATAAACGTGTTTCTGTAATTGAAAGGACAAATCTGAGATATCTTCCTGGACTACCACAAGAAGTTGACATTGTGACTCTAGACTTATCCTTTATCTCTGTACTTTTG GTCATGCCAGCTGTCATCAATGTTATGAAGGCAGAGTCTACGTTGGTGACATTAGTGAAGCCTCAGTTTGAGGCCCGTAGGTCTCAG GTTGGAGGAGGTGGAATTGTTAGAGATCCTCAGGTGCATCAGGAA GATGATCTCTGGATCCCGAATTCATGA
- the LOC103997483 gene encoding putative protease Do-like 14 isoform X2 encodes MFRRLLTPRPRRSAATGLLALTAFYGGAALASSSSSSDDVAVSISAPLRQFLSSTSELFLRDFTLPSLFSSPAGGFFTRYSSTSPLPDSNSYREPLGKNRDDAPCCPGCLGRNSIAEAAAAAGPAVVNISVVQGLYGPMFGKSIGSGTIIDPDGTILTCAHCVADFHSMRRVSKGKVGVTLQDGREFEGIVVNADFLSDIAVVKIQSKTPLPAAKLGSSSKLRPGDWVIALGCPLSLQNTITSGIVSCVDRKSSDLGLGGVRREYLQTDCAINEGNSGGPLVNLDGEVVGVNIMKVAAADGLSFAVPIDSVIKIVEQLRKNGRVVRPWLGLKMLDLNEMKIAQFKEKDASFPDVVKGVLVPVVTPGSPADRAGFRPGDVVVEFDGKPVGGIKEIIDIMEDQVGKPLKVLVKRANNKSVMLTAVPEEADIDR; translated from the exons ATGTTCCGACGCCTCCTAACGCCGAGACCCCGCCGCAGCGCGGCCACCGGCCTCCTCGCTCTCACCGCCTTCTATGGCGGCGCGGCCcttgcctcctcctcttcctcctcggatG ATGTAGCCGTTTCGATCTCCGCTCCATTGCGGCAGTTCCTGTCATCGACTTCGGAGCTGTTCTTGCGAGACTTCACTCTTCCATCTCTCTTCTCTAGCCCTGCCGGAG GCTTTTTTACACGGTATTCTTCCACGAGCCCTCTGCCGGATTCGAATTCGTATAGGGAACCGCTCGGGAAGAACCGGGATGATGCGCCGTGCTGCCCGGGATGTTTGGGAAGGAACTCTATCGCTGAGGCGGCTGCGGCAGCTGGTCCTGCTGTGGTGAACATTTCTGTCGTCCAAG GTCTGTATGGTCCAATGTTTGGGAAGAGTATCGGCTCCGGGACCATCATTGATCCTGATGGGACGATTTTGACCTGTGCACATTGTGTGGCAGACTTCCATAGCATGAGAAGGGTTTCCAAAGGAAAG GTTGGTGTGACTTTACAAGATGGCCGTGAATTTGAGGGCATTGTGGTTAATGCTGATTTCCTTTCAGACATTGCTGTAGTGAAGATACAATCTAAAACTCCACTTCCAGCAGCAAAACTTGGATCATCATCTAAGCTTCGTCCAGGTGACTGGGTTATTGCCTTGGGCTGCCCACTTTCTCTGCAAAATACCATCACATCTGGCATTGTAAG CTGTGTTGATCGGAAAAGCAGTGACCTTGGTCTTGGTGGAGTTAGAAGGGAGTATCTGCAAACAGATTGTGCGATTAATGAG GGAAATTCTGGGGGACCCCTTGTGAACCTTGATGGCGAGGTTGTAGGTGTTAACATCATGAAAGTTGCCGCAGCTGATGGATTGAGTTTTGCTGTGCCTATTGACTCGGTCATTAAAATAGTTGAGCAATTGAGAAAGAACGG AAGAGTAGTCCGACCATGGCTTGGACTGAAGATGCTCGATCTTAATGAAATGAAAATTGCACAATTTAAGGAGAAAGATGCTTCGTTTCCAGATGTAGTGAAAGGTGTACTAGTGCCTGTG GTAACTCCAGGATCCCCTGCTGACCGTGCAGGATTTCGACCAGGTGATGTAGTTGTGGAGTTTGATGGTAAACCAGTTGGAGGCATTAAAGAG ATCATCGACATCATGGAGGATCAGGTTGGGAAGCCTCTGAAAGTGCTAGTGAAACGAGCAAACAACAAGTCAGTCATGTTGACCGCAGTGCCCGAGGAAGCTGACATCGACAGGTGA
- the LOC135592682 gene encoding probably inactive leucine-rich repeat receptor-like protein kinase At5g48380 has translation MSVAMKCRLSVTLLLMLIWFLLNNISYGTVSDIQCLELIHKSLKDPENSLTYSWNFDNKSEGAICRFAGVECWHPDENRVLNLRLSNMGLQGEFPSGLENCTSLTGLDLSSNSLSGPIPADISRKIPYVTALDLSFNGFSGEIPVNLSDCTYLNSLKLQHNKLTGQIPGQLIRLARLIDFDVSDNQLSGPIPSFNNKFLQSSFSNNLNLCGDILNVDCTGTSKKTNTGVIIGSAVGGVVITIIVVAVVLYFCMRKMPIKKKEKKDTVIEENKWAKSIKGVKHAKVSMFEKSVSKMQLIDLMKATNDFDNENIIGTGRTGTMYKATLPDGTFLAIKRLQDSQQSENQFVSEMATLGNVRHQNLVPLLGYCSAKKERLLVYKYMAKGTLYDQLHGSGAQGGSMEWPTRLKISIGAAKGLAWLHHSCNPRILHRNISSKCILLDEDYEPKISDFGLARLMNPIDTHLSTFVNGEFGDLGYVAPEYARTLVATPKGDVYSFGVVLLELVTGEKPTQVSNASESFRGSLVEWITFLSNNSLLQDAIDKSLIGKDYDSELLQFMKVACVCALSGPKERPTMFEVYQFLRAIGERYHFTTDDGILMMPSESTDAENLDELIVAK, from the exons ATGTCTGTGGCCATGAAGTGTAGACTTTCCGTTACTCTTCTGCTGATGCTTATTTGGTTTTTGCTCAATAACATAAGTTATGGTACTGTGAGTGACATCCAAtgtttagaactcatacataaatCGCTAAAAGACCCTGAAAACAGCCTAACCTACTCATGGAATTTCGACAACAAATCAGAAGGGGCCATATGCAGGTTTGCCGGTGTGGAGTGTTGGCATCCTGATGAAAACAGGGTCCTTAACCTGCGGCTTTCCAACATGGGGCTTCAAGGCGAATTCCCTTCGGGACTTGAGAATTGCACAAGCTTGACCGGTCTGGATCTCTCGAGCAACAGCCTTTCTGGACCAATTCCTGCTGATATTTCAAGAAAGATCCCATATGTCACAGCACTTGATCTTTCATTCAATGGTTTCTCGGGTGAAATTCCGGTGAATCTCTCCGACTGCACTTATCTTAATTCCCTTAAGCTTCAGCACAATAAATTGACCGGACAAATCCCTGGGCAACTGATTCGCCTTGCACGACTGATAGATTTTGATGTTTCTGACAACCAGCTGTCTGGCCCAATTCCTTCATTCAATAACAAATTCCTGCAGTCGAGCTTTTCGAACAACCTTAATCTTTGTGGGGATATTTTGAATGTTGATTGCACAGGGACTTCAAAGAAGACTAATACCGGGGTAATTATAGGCTCAGCTGTTGGTGGTGTTGTGATAACCATTATCGTTGTTGCAGTTGTTTTATACTTCTGCATGCGCAAAATGCCCatcaagaagaaagagaagaaagacaCGGTCATCGAAGAAAACAAGTGGGCAAAATCTATAAAAGGAGTTAAACACGCCAAG GTTTCTATGTTCGAGAAATCTGTGTCGAAAATGCAATTGATTGATCTCATGAAGGCGACCAATGATTTTGACAACGAAAACATAATTGGTACCGGCAGGACAGGGACGATGTACAAGGCAACACTTCCAGATGGCACTTTTCTTGCTATCAAGAGGTTACAGGACTCACAGCAATCTGAAAACCAGTTTGTATCTGAGATGGCGACGCTGGGAAATGTCAGGCATCAAAACTTGGTTCCCTTATTGGGTTATTGCAGTGCGAAGAAGGAGAGGCTCTTGGTGTACAAGTACATGGCCAAGGGGACTCTCTACGATCAGCTACATGGCTCAGGTGCGCAAGGCGGAAGTATGGAATGGCCAACAAGGCTAAAGATCAGCATTGGAGCAGCAAAGGGATTGGCATGGCTTCACCACAGCTGCAATCCCCGCATTCTTCACCGTAATATCAGTTCCAAATGCATCCTGCTGGATGAGGATTACGAGCCTAAAATATCTGATTTTGGACTTGCAAGGCTGATGAATCCCATCGACACGCATCTCAGCACTTTCGTGAACGGTGAGTTTGGCGACCTGGGTTATGTAGCCCCCGAGTATGCTCGCACACTCGTCGCAACACCAAAGGgtgatgtttacagcttcggaGTAGTCCTCCTTGAATTGGTTACTGGGGAAAAACCCACACAAGTGTCTAATGCTTCGGAAAGCTTCCGAGGCAGTTTGGTGGAGTGGATAACCTTCCTTTCAAATAACTCTCTTCTGCAGGACGCAATTGACAAGTCATTGATCGGGAAGGACTATGACAGTGAGCTGCTCCAGTTTATGAAAGTCGCTTGCGTTTGTGCTTTATCTGGTCCCAAGGAGAGGCCTACCATGTTTGAAGTGTACCAGTTTCTAAGGGCAATCGGGGAGCGGTACCATTTTACTACTGATGATGGCATCCTTATGATGCCCTCCGAAAGCACTGATGCTGAGAATCTGGATGAGCTTATTGTCGCAAAGTGA
- the LOC103997483 gene encoding putative protease Do-like 14 isoform X3 → MFRRLLTPRPRRSAATGLLALTAFYGGAALASSSSSSDGHSHPTNVAVSISAPLRQFLSSTSELFLRDFTLPSLFSSPAGGFFTRYSSTSPLPDSNSYREPLGKNRDDAPCCPGCLGRNSIAEAAAAAGPAVVNISVVQGLYGPMFGKSIGSGTIIDPDGTILTCAHCVADFHSMRRVSKGKVGVTLQDGREFEGIVVNADFLSDIAVVKIQSKTPLPAAKLGSSSKLRPGDWVIALGCPLSLQNTITSGIVSCVDRKSSDLGLGGVRREYLQTDCAINEGNSGGPLVNLDGEVVGVNIMKVAAADGLSFAVPIDSVIKIVEQLRKNGRVVRPWLGLKMLDLNEMKIAQFKEKDASFPDVVKGVLVPVIIDIMEDQVGKPLKVLVKRANNKSVMLTAVPEEADIDR, encoded by the exons ATGTTCCGACGCCTCCTAACGCCGAGACCCCGCCGCAGCGCGGCCACCGGCCTCCTCGCTCTCACCGCCTTCTATGGCGGCGCGGCCcttgcctcctcctcttcctcctcggatGGTCACTCCCATCCCACCA ATGTAGCCGTTTCGATCTCCGCTCCATTGCGGCAGTTCCTGTCATCGACTTCGGAGCTGTTCTTGCGAGACTTCACTCTTCCATCTCTCTTCTCTAGCCCTGCCGGAG GCTTTTTTACACGGTATTCTTCCACGAGCCCTCTGCCGGATTCGAATTCGTATAGGGAACCGCTCGGGAAGAACCGGGATGATGCGCCGTGCTGCCCGGGATGTTTGGGAAGGAACTCTATCGCTGAGGCGGCTGCGGCAGCTGGTCCTGCTGTGGTGAACATTTCTGTCGTCCAAG GTCTGTATGGTCCAATGTTTGGGAAGAGTATCGGCTCCGGGACCATCATTGATCCTGATGGGACGATTTTGACCTGTGCACATTGTGTGGCAGACTTCCATAGCATGAGAAGGGTTTCCAAAGGAAAG GTTGGTGTGACTTTACAAGATGGCCGTGAATTTGAGGGCATTGTGGTTAATGCTGATTTCCTTTCAGACATTGCTGTAGTGAAGATACAATCTAAAACTCCACTTCCAGCAGCAAAACTTGGATCATCATCTAAGCTTCGTCCAGGTGACTGGGTTATTGCCTTGGGCTGCCCACTTTCTCTGCAAAATACCATCACATCTGGCATTGTAAG CTGTGTTGATCGGAAAAGCAGTGACCTTGGTCTTGGTGGAGTTAGAAGGGAGTATCTGCAAACAGATTGTGCGATTAATGAG GGAAATTCTGGGGGACCCCTTGTGAACCTTGATGGCGAGGTTGTAGGTGTTAACATCATGAAAGTTGCCGCAGCTGATGGATTGAGTTTTGCTGTGCCTATTGACTCGGTCATTAAAATAGTTGAGCAATTGAGAAAGAACGG AAGAGTAGTCCGACCATGGCTTGGACTGAAGATGCTCGATCTTAATGAAATGAAAATTGCACAATTTAAGGAGAAAGATGCTTCGTTTCCAGATGTAGTGAAAGGTGTACTAGTGCCTGTG ATCATCGACATCATGGAGGATCAGGTTGGGAAGCCTCTGAAAGTGCTAGTGAAACGAGCAAACAACAAGTCAGTCATGTTGACCGCAGTGCCCGAGGAAGCTGACATCGACAGGTGA